One genomic window of Nicotiana sylvestris chromosome 10, ASM39365v2, whole genome shotgun sequence includes the following:
- the LOC104212150 gene encoding uncharacterized protein yields the protein MLSLSSSLVSFGGIAKPVSAPISLKCQYNPLRTTINNPSDSMASSVAPKWAQKTVTLPPQRRGCHLVTSKIVKEIGQEMAGFKCGLAHLFLQHTSASLTINENYDSDVRDDTETFLNRVVPEGISAPWKHTLEGPDDMPAHIKSSMFGCTLTIPITDGKLNMGTWQGIWLCEHRDAATPRRIVITLNGM from the exons ATGCTCTCTCTCTCCTCCTCTTTGGTATCGTTCGGTGGAATTGCAAAGCCTGTTTCGGCGCCGATCAGTTTAAAGTGTCAATATAATCCTTTGAGAACGACAATTAACAATCCCTCTGATTCCATGGCATCTTCAGTTGCCCCAAAATGGGCTCAAAAAACTGTGACGCTTCCTCCTCAAAGGCGGGGCTGTCACCTTGTTACATCCAAG ATTGTGAAGGAAATTGGTCAAGAGATGGCAGGCTTCAAATGTGGCCTTGCTCATCTTTTTC TGCAGCATACAAGTGCTTCTTTGACCATAAATGAAAACTATGACTCAGATGTTCGAGATGATACAGAGACATTTCTTAATAGGGTTGTCCCAGAG GGGATATCTGCACCGTGGAAACATACTCTTGAGG GTCCAGATGACATGCCTGCTCACATTAAGTCATCGATGTTTGGCTGCACGCTCAC GATTCCAATCACAGACGGAAAGCTAAACATGGGAACCTGGCAG GGCATATGGTTGTGTGAGCACCGTGATGCTGCTACCCCTCGCAGAATTGTGATCACCCTTAATGGCATGTGA